The following coding sequences are from one Paenibacillus stellifer window:
- a CDS encoding bifunctional 3,4-dihydroxy-2-butanone-4-phosphate synthase/GTP cyclohydrolase II, whose product MSQQQGEIRLNTVEEAIYDLMRGKVVIVVDDEDRENEGDFIALAEKATPDVINFMITEGRGLVCLPITAERAAELDLKPMVNQNTDYHGTAFTVSVDYKDTTTGISAYERSLTAKAIMDPNAKPADFRRPGHMFPLIAKKGGVLRRSGHTEAAVDLARMCGSYPAAVICEVVKEDGTMARLPDLHEIAKKHDLKLISIADMIHYRNEKENLVTREVAVRMPTDFGVFQAIAYTNEVDDKEHVALVKGDISGDEPVLVRVHSECLTGDVFHSHRCDCGPQFEAALRQIEAAGRGVLLYMRQEGRGIGLINKLRAYKLQEEGLDTVDANLKLGFPADLRDYGIGAQILKDLGVRRINLMTNNPRKIKGLEGYGLEVVERVPIQMPENEDNTKYLHTKQVKLGHLLKFDDLEQNESAKS is encoded by the coding sequence ATGAGTCAGCAGCAAGGAGAGATTCGGCTGAATACGGTCGAAGAGGCTATTTATGACCTGATGCGCGGCAAGGTAGTCATCGTAGTGGATGACGAGGACCGCGAGAACGAAGGCGATTTTATCGCACTGGCGGAAAAAGCAACGCCCGACGTGATCAATTTCATGATCACTGAAGGACGCGGGCTGGTCTGCCTGCCGATTACGGCGGAGCGGGCTGCGGAGCTTGATTTGAAGCCGATGGTGAACCAGAACACCGATTACCACGGCACAGCCTTTACGGTGTCGGTCGACTACAAGGATACGACAACAGGGATATCCGCTTATGAGCGGTCGCTGACAGCGAAGGCGATCATGGACCCGAATGCGAAGCCGGCTGATTTCCGGCGGCCGGGGCATATGTTCCCGCTGATCGCGAAGAAAGGCGGCGTGCTTCGCCGTTCCGGACACACCGAAGCGGCGGTTGACCTGGCCCGGATGTGCGGCTCGTATCCTGCCGCGGTCATCTGCGAGGTCGTGAAGGAGGACGGCACTATGGCCCGGCTTCCCGATCTTCATGAAATCGCGAAGAAGCATGATCTGAAGCTGATCAGCATTGCGGACATGATCCATTACCGCAATGAGAAGGAGAATCTGGTTACGCGCGAGGTGGCCGTCCGCATGCCTACCGACTTCGGAGTGTTCCAGGCGATCGCCTACACGAACGAGGTTGACGACAAGGAGCATGTCGCGCTTGTGAAGGGCGACATTTCCGGAGACGAGCCGGTTCTCGTCCGTGTCCATTCCGAATGCCTGACCGGCGACGTGTTCCATTCCCACCGCTGCGACTGCGGACCGCAGTTCGAAGCGGCGCTGCGCCAGATTGAGGCGGCGGGACGGGGAGTTCTGCTCTACATGCGCCAGGAAGGACGCGGCATCGGGCTGATCAACAAGCTTCGCGCCTACAAGCTGCAGGAAGAGGGGCTTGATACGGTGGATGCGAATCTGAAGCTCGGCTTTCCCGCCGATCTTCGCGATTACGGCATCGGAGCGCAGATTCTGAAGGATCTCGGGGTCCGGCGCATCAATCTGATGACCAACAACCCGAGAAAGATCAAGGGTCTCGAAGGCTATGGCCTCGAAGTTGTGGAGCGGGTGCCGATCCAGATGCCGGAGAACGAGGACAACACCAAGTACCTGCACACCAAGCAAGTGAAGCTCGGACATCTGCTGAAATTCGACGATCTCGAGCAGAACGAAAGTGCCAAATCATAA
- a CDS encoding helix-turn-helix domain-containing protein — protein sequence MTTKDPIYLIAERLGFEQPSSFTKFIKMQLGVSPVDYRKMIDSY from the coding sequence CTGACAACAAAAGACCCCATCTATCTGATTGCCGAGAGGCTTGGGTTTGAACAACCATCCAGTTTCACCAAGTTTATAAAAATGCAGCTAGGTGTGAGTCCCGTTGACTATAGAAAGATGATTGATTCATATTAA
- a CDS encoding iron-containing alcohol dehydrogenase encodes MNPTRYEQFARNVFGLPTAQAGIEALTNWFVSIGAPVKLEQIHIKKDKFEEITTHIYRTIEMARMQTLYLKETIAELLNRGLPPVHEKGEAYLNVG; translated from the coding sequence ATGAACCCAACAAGATATGAACAATTTGCACGAAATGTATTCGGCCTTCCTACTGCGCAAGCAGGCATCGAAGCGTTAACCAATTGGTTTGTTAGTATCGGTGCTCCGGTTAAGCTTGAACAAATTCACATTAAAAAGGACAAGTTCGAGGAGATTACCACACATATTTATCGGACCATTGAGATGGCCAGAATGCAGACCCTTTACCTGAAAGAAACGATTGCAGAGTTGTTGAATCGGGGACTGCCCCCGGTTCATGAGAAAGGGGAAGCTTACCTGAACGTGGGATGA
- a CDS encoding segregation and condensation protein A, translated as MTVLYKLETFEGPLDLLLHLIDKAEIDIQDIPVSEITEQYMEYLQTMQELELEVTSEFLVMAATLLSIKSKLLLPKPPVIDFEDFEYYDEEEYDPRAELVERLIEYRKIKSIASQLMDMESERSLIFTKEPDDLAPFAPSQEDNPIMGLHASDLIAAFRKALGKAARRTSYARVTRDEISVKDRIRDVSEALQRTGKGGRLRFSSLLNDTMVRHEIVATFLAILELMKMKAILCYQEKLFDDIVMEWRGADITDGLQESEINY; from the coding sequence GTGACTGTATTGTACAAGCTGGAGACGTTTGAGGGCCCGCTGGATTTATTGCTGCATTTGATCGACAAGGCGGAAATCGACATCCAGGACATTCCGGTCAGCGAGATCACCGAGCAATATATGGAGTATCTTCAGACCATGCAGGAACTGGAGCTGGAAGTAACCAGCGAGTTTCTGGTGATGGCCGCGACTCTGCTCTCCATCAAGAGCAAGCTGCTGCTCCCCAAACCGCCGGTCATCGATTTCGAAGATTTCGAATATTACGATGAAGAAGAATATGACCCGCGGGCAGAGCTCGTCGAGCGGCTGATCGAGTACCGCAAAATCAAGAGCATCGCCTCGCAGCTGATGGATATGGAGAGCGAACGCTCGCTTATCTTCACGAAGGAGCCGGATGATTTGGCGCCATTCGCACCATCGCAGGAGGATAATCCCATCATGGGACTGCATGCCTCCGACCTGATCGCAGCATTCCGCAAGGCGCTCGGCAAAGCGGCAAGGCGCACTTCGTATGCCCGGGTAACGCGAGATGAAATCTCGGTCAAGGACCGGATCCGGGATGTGTCCGAGGCGCTTCAGCGAACCGGAAAGGGCGGAAGGCTCCGTTTCTCGTCGCTCTTGAACGATACTATGGTGAGACATGAGATCGTGGCGACCTTTCTCGCGATTTTGGAGCTGATGAAGATGAAAGCGATTCTGTGCTATCAGGAGAAGCTGTTTGACGACATCGTGATGGAGTGGAGAGGGGCGGATATCACAGATGGACTACAAGAGTCTGAAATCAATTATTGA
- the ribH gene encoding 6,7-dimethyl-8-ribityllumazine synthase, whose amino-acid sequence MPHIFEGHLVSEGLKYGIVVGRFNEFITSKLLTGALDAFKRHGVKDDEISVAWVPGVFEIPLIAQKMAESGKYDAVVTLGTVIRGSTTHYDYVCNEVSKGVAAINLKTGVPTIFGVLTTENIEQAVERAGTKAGNKGWDAAVSAIEMANLSKLI is encoded by the coding sequence ATGCCGCATATTTTTGAAGGACATTTAGTATCGGAAGGTTTGAAGTACGGAATCGTCGTTGGACGTTTCAATGAATTTATTACTAGCAAGCTGCTGACAGGCGCGCTGGACGCGTTCAAGCGTCATGGCGTGAAGGATGATGAGATTTCCGTAGCCTGGGTTCCGGGCGTATTCGAAATTCCGCTGATCGCGCAGAAAATGGCCGAAAGCGGCAAGTATGACGCCGTCGTAACGCTGGGCACCGTTATCCGCGGCTCTACGACCCATTACGACTACGTGTGCAACGAGGTATCCAAGGGAGTTGCCGCCATCAACCTGAAGACGGGCGTTCCGACAATCTTCGGAGTGCTGACAACCGAGAATATCGAACAAGCGGTTGAACGTGCAGGCACCAAAGCCGGCAACAAGGGCTGGGATGCGGCAGTATCCGCGATTGAAATGGCAAATTTGAGCAAATTAATCTAA
- a CDS encoding alpha-amylase, producing the protein MSSSNRILKQMLRYFADRQSVEAEPIWIPALWNECGYEKVLEASNGEILVEPNEFIARHLQYLYDLSAGYLYTDHTDLDNSVIYCSLLRYSCAWDYHHTGVIQSGTFLRFTFLLPLLKRMGTNILYLLPLTRYSEMYRKGDLGSPYAVYSLFALDEHLHDPLLDGMEHLTLNDELTALVEACHLLDIKVVLDLIPRVIARDNALLEEHPHWMYWIDKEAFADFRPPAIPELDFFTECTPDKLETVYRSGETIGFLQKFRLPPNELQPALWEELKERARVTGEPLLELVESEMGITPAPAHSDWINDVQPIWTDIAFYRLYKDFSPQVRPFLPPDQAPYVLFDTIKCNLYPGEEPNAELWELLIEAARFQLNTYGIDGFRIDIGHVLPVPLLDSMFRTIKEIKPSAILISEDLFNRNHRKAAQTGYNIMLGSGWNIMTDISAENMLGYLKELPELQIHVFACSETADTPRITSRGGKKLSRLMTMFNFFLPNGIPYLTTGMEMFEEQPLNCGLGDNTGGADIPKAFFNNMAINWTAGQTMLPLLEELNRFRKEQAELLKPEYFFIPDPQGDIILYAYYYRNRLLAFCFNLSPDKEQQLNTELILPSSKQTELLINSYPGRGNPRNEDGVYRLQPHQAIALSMTQIYSFREEKHNELSGKYGRLTGSVA; encoded by the coding sequence ATGAGCAGTTCCAATCGAATTTTGAAGCAGATGCTCCGGTACTTTGCTGACCGGCAGTCGGTGGAAGCGGAGCCGATCTGGATACCGGCGCTATGGAACGAGTGCGGCTATGAGAAGGTGCTTGAAGCAAGCAACGGTGAAATCCTTGTCGAGCCGAATGAATTCATCGCCCGTCATTTGCAGTATTTGTATGACCTGTCCGCCGGATACCTTTACACAGACCACACGGACTTGGACAACAGTGTCATTTACTGCTCTCTGCTCCGCTATTCCTGCGCATGGGATTATCACCATACCGGTGTGATTCAGTCCGGCACCTTTCTCAGATTCACTTTCCTGCTCCCGCTGCTGAAACGCATGGGCACCAATATTCTGTATCTGCTCCCGCTGACCCGGTACAGCGAGATGTACCGCAAGGGCGATCTTGGTTCTCCGTACGCCGTCTACTCCCTGTTCGCACTGGACGAACATCTGCATGATCCTTTGCTTGACGGAATGGAGCATCTGACCTTGAACGACGAGCTTACAGCTCTTGTGGAGGCCTGCCATCTGCTGGATATCAAGGTAGTGCTTGATCTGATTCCGAGGGTGATCGCACGGGATAACGCGCTGCTGGAGGAGCATCCCCACTGGATGTACTGGATCGATAAAGAGGCGTTCGCGGACTTTCGTCCGCCGGCCATTCCGGAGCTGGATTTCTTCACCGAATGCACGCCGGACAAGCTGGAGACGGTGTATCGAAGCGGGGAAACCATTGGCTTCCTTCAAAAATTCCGTCTGCCGCCGAACGAGCTGCAGCCTGCGCTCTGGGAAGAACTGAAGGAGCGGGCGCGCGTGACCGGAGAGCCTTTGCTCGAGCTGGTGGAAAGCGAGATGGGCATCACTCCGGCCCCGGCGCATTCGGATTGGATCAACGATGTGCAGCCGATCTGGACGGACATTGCTTTTTACCGGCTGTACAAGGACTTTTCCCCGCAGGTTCGTCCGTTTCTGCCCCCGGATCAAGCGCCATATGTGCTGTTTGATACGATTAAATGCAATCTGTACCCCGGGGAAGAGCCGAATGCGGAATTATGGGAGCTGCTGATCGAAGCTGCCCGTTTCCAACTCAACACCTATGGGATTGACGGCTTTAGAATCGACATCGGGCATGTGCTGCCGGTTCCTCTGCTGGATTCGATGTTCCGGACCATCAAGGAAATCAAGCCTTCCGCCATTCTGATCAGCGAGGATCTGTTCAACCGCAATCACCGCAAGGCGGCGCAGACCGGATACAATATCATGCTCGGCAGCGGCTGGAATATCATGACGGATATCAGCGCCGAGAATATGCTTGGCTATCTGAAAGAATTGCCTGAGCTGCAGATCCATGTATTTGCCTGCTCGGAGACGGCTGATACTCCCCGGATTACAAGCCGTGGGGGCAAGAAGCTGTCCCGACTGATGACTATGTTCAATTTTTTTCTCCCGAACGGAATTCCTTACCTGACCACAGGTATGGAGATGTTCGAAGAGCAGCCGCTCAATTGCGGCCTTGGAGACAATACCGGGGGAGCGGATATCCCCAAAGCCTTTTTCAACAATATGGCGATCAACTGGACGGCCGGACAGACCATGCTGCCGCTGCTCGAAGAGCTGAACCGGTTCAGAAAGGAACAGGCGGAGCTGCTGAAGCCGGAGTATTTTTTCATACCGGACCCCCAGGGAGATATTATTCTGTATGCCTATTATTATCGGAACCGGCTGCTTGCCTTCTGCTTTAATTTGAGTCCGGACAAGGAGCAGCAATTAAACACCGAGCTTATTCTTCCTTCATCCAAACAGACCGAGCTGCTGATCAACAGCTATCCGGGCAGGGGGAACCCCCGTAATGAAGACGGCGTGTACCGTTTGCAGCCGCATCAGGCTATCGCACTGTCGATGACGCAAATTTATTCATTCAGAGAGGAGAAGCACAATGAGCTATCGGGCAAATACGGCAGACTCACTGGTAGTGTGGCATGA
- a CDS encoding alcohol dehydrogenase catalytic domain-containing protein, with amino-acid sequence MNTDVAEVTQTQKMPVLIWSQAGRLELSSREIPQIQHPSDVKIKIHMTGICGTDLAVITGKEPGIGGVIRGHEAVGIVTETGPEVSRLKPGDRVVIDPNESCGKCRFCLRGKRNLCVGPDGRGMPIAGLNKDGTFAPWFVDAGVVRTQAAGICELGSCSPYGTAGLRPPQFP; translated from the coding sequence ATGAACACCGATGTTGCTGAAGTCACCCAAACACAAAAAATGCCCGTTTTAATCTGGAGTCAGGCGGGCAGGCTGGAGCTGTCGAGCCGTGAAATCCCGCAGATTCAACATCCTTCCGATGTCAAAATCAAGATCCATATGACCGGTATTTGCGGAACCGACCTCGCGGTTATCACCGGCAAGGAGCCCGGAATCGGGGGGGTGATCCGGGGGCATGAAGCCGTCGGCATCGTGACGGAGACGGGACCGGAGGTCTCGCGTCTCAAGCCGGGCGACCGGGTCGTGATTGATCCCAACGAAAGCTGCGGGAAATGCCGGTTCTGCTTGCGGGGCAAGCGTAATCTCTGTGTCGGGCCTGACGGCCGCGGCATGCCGATCGCGGGACTTAACAAGGACGGAACTTTCGCCCCCTGGTTCGTTGACGCAGGAGTCGTTCGTACACAAGCTGCCGGAATCTGTGAGCTGGGAAGCTGCAGTCCTTACGGAACCGCTGGCTTGCGTCCTCCACAATTTCCGTGA
- the ribD gene encoding bifunctional diaminohydroxyphosphoribosylaminopyrimidine deaminase/5-amino-6-(5-phosphoribosylamino)uracil reductase RibD translates to MQVMNDEFYMSLALDMAERAQGQTGINPVVGCVVVKDGAVVGLGTHLKRGTGHAEVHALNMAGEQAKGGTAYVTLEPCSHYGITPPCSERLITEGVARVVVACEDPNPQVAGRGIAMLRSAGIEVEVGLLKERALRLNERFIKYILTRKPFVTLKSASTLDGKIGTRTGDSKWISNEEARAIVHTLRHRHQGIMVGVGTVLADNPSLTTRTEVPGINPVRIVIDSKLRTPLDAAVVADGQAPTIVIAADSADPAKEAALTAAGVKVLRCGAGPRVDLTAAMKALGELEIGSVLLEGGGELNGAMLEQGLVDRVTLFFAPKIVGGRAEAPSAFSWDGVALMKDAVTLEQVEVEVLGDNVCITGRPASSGNA, encoded by the coding sequence ATGCAGGTAATGAACGACGAATTCTATATGTCGCTTGCGCTGGATATGGCCGAGCGAGCTCAGGGACAGACAGGAATAAATCCCGTCGTCGGCTGTGTTGTCGTTAAGGATGGAGCGGTCGTTGGACTGGGCACACATCTCAAGCGGGGAACGGGTCACGCCGAGGTTCATGCGCTCAATATGGCGGGCGAACAGGCAAAGGGCGGCACCGCGTATGTAACGCTGGAGCCCTGCAGTCATTATGGCATCACGCCCCCCTGCAGCGAGCGGCTGATCACCGAAGGAGTTGCCCGGGTTGTGGTGGCCTGCGAAGACCCCAATCCCCAAGTGGCTGGCCGGGGTATTGCCATGCTGCGGAGTGCGGGGATTGAGGTAGAGGTCGGGCTGCTCAAAGAACGTGCATTGAGGCTGAACGAGAGGTTCATTAAATATATACTGACCCGCAAGCCTTTTGTCACGCTGAAAAGCGCAAGCACGCTGGATGGCAAAATCGGAACGCGTACGGGCGACAGCAAGTGGATTTCAAATGAGGAAGCGCGTGCTATCGTACATACATTGAGACATCGCCATCAGGGCATCATGGTTGGCGTGGGCACCGTGCTGGCAGACAATCCCTCGCTCACGACGCGGACCGAGGTTCCGGGAATCAATCCGGTACGGATTGTCATCGACTCGAAGCTCCGCACTCCGCTGGACGCCGCAGTGGTGGCGGATGGGCAAGCTCCGACGATTGTGATCGCAGCAGACTCGGCCGACCCTGCGAAGGAAGCTGCGCTAACGGCTGCGGGAGTCAAGGTGCTCAGGTGCGGAGCGGGGCCGCGTGTGGATCTCACTGCTGCGATGAAGGCTCTTGGCGAGCTGGAGATCGGCTCGGTGCTGCTGGAGGGCGGCGGCGAGCTGAACGGCGCGATGCTGGAGCAGGGTCTTGTGGACCGGGTGACGCTGTTCTTCGCTCCGAAGATCGTCGGCGGCCGGGCCGAAGCGCCGTCCGCGTTCTCTTGGGACGGCGTGGCGCTGATGAAGGATGCAGTCACGCTGGAGCAGGTCGAGGTGGAAGTGCTCGGCGACAATGTATGCATCACCGGCCGTCCGGCATCCAGCGGCAACGCCTGA
- a CDS encoding riboflavin synthase — MFTGLIEEVGALRGVSSSGEVMMLHIDASLIMNDLKIGDSVAVNGVCLTATSVGQRSFTADVMPQTYRNSNLKELKAGSPLNLERAMAAGGRFGGHIVQGHVDGTGTIRSIKRDQNAVVFEIAPDSPSLFKYIIPKGSITIDGISLTVVATPASAFTVSIIPHTLEQTVLAHKRTGASVNIECDVLGKYVDHLLRYGSSSQNDEENGRGGGSRISSDFLAANGFL; from the coding sequence ATGTTCACGGGACTAATTGAGGAAGTCGGCGCTTTGCGGGGCGTATCTTCCAGCGGCGAAGTCATGATGCTTCATATCGACGCTTCGCTGATTATGAATGATTTGAAGATCGGCGACAGCGTGGCGGTGAACGGTGTCTGCCTGACGGCGACCTCGGTCGGTCAGCGAAGCTTCACCGCCGATGTGATGCCTCAGACATACCGCAACAGCAATCTGAAGGAGCTCAAGGCGGGCAGTCCGCTCAATCTGGAGCGCGCCATGGCGGCGGGCGGCAGATTTGGGGGCCATATCGTACAGGGCCATGTCGACGGGACGGGAACGATCCGCAGCATCAAGCGCGACCAGAACGCCGTGGTCTTCGAGATTGCCCCGGATAGTCCCTCGCTCTTCAAATATATAATTCCGAAAGGCTCCATCACGATTGATGGCATCAGCTTAACCGTTGTCGCTACGCCTGCCTCGGCGTTTACGGTATCGATCATACCGCATACGCTCGAGCAGACCGTGCTCGCCCATAAAAGGACGGGCGCAAGCGTCAACATCGAATGCGATGTTCTGGGCAAATATGTGGATCATCTGCTTCGCTACGGTTCTTCCTCACAGAATGATGAGGAGAATGGACGGGGCGGAGGCTCGCGGATCAGCAGCGATTTTCTGGCAGCGAACGGATTTCTATAA